Genomic segment of Arthrobacter antioxidans:
CTCCGAGCCGGGGGTGTGCACCCTGTGTGGGGTGCTGTTCTGCCGTTGAATGTACTTCTACGCGTGGGGAAGAGCCTCGGGAGAGGCTCTTAGCCCTGGCGCTGCTTGTGGCGCGGGTTCTCGCAGATGACGAGAACGTTGCCCTTGCGGCGAACCACCTGGCACTTCTCGCAGATCCGCTTCACGCTCGGGTTGACCTTCATGGTTTTCCTTCGAGTTGATTCTTATTTGTAGCGGTAGACAATACGGCCCCGGGTGAGGTCGTACGGGCTGAGTTCCACTACGACCCGGTCCTCAGGAAGGATTCGAATGTAGTGCTGGCGCATCTTTCCCGAGATGTGGGCGAGAACAATGTGACCGTTGGCCAACTCAACGCGAAACATCGCGTTGGGCAGCGCCTCGTTCACAGTGCCTTCAATCTCAATGACACCGTCTTTCTTGGCCATATCCTCCGCTAACGTCTGTGCCCACCACTTGCGTGGCGAGCGGGTTTAGGGTTTTGATTGTCTGACCCACGAGAGCCGAGGCTCCGCAGACGGGCAGGTCTTCACAGCCCCTTGGGCATGAAAAACAGAGACAACCAACAGACCACGATACGCTACCGTCACGTGATAGTTAAATCGGTGCGGGACAGCGACGGAACGGACGAAGGTCCCGCACAGGTGTGCGGGACCTTCGGTGTTCCTACCGGGGACTACATGGTGGTCATGGTCATCCGGCGAGTGGTGCCGGCGTCACTCCGAGCGGCTCGAGCCGGGACGCTCCCCCGTCGGGTGACGAGAGCACCCAGATGCCGCCGTCGTGGACGGCCACACTGTGCTCCCACTGGGATGCGCGCTTGCCGTCCGTCGTGACGACCGTCCAGTCGTCGTCCAGGACGGCGGTCTCGAGGGAACCCTGCACGAGCATGGGCTCGATCGCCAGGCACAACCCCGGGCGGACCTTCGGACCCCGGTTGGTGCTGCGGTAGTTGAGGACGTCCGGTGCCTGGTGCATCTGCGTCCCGATGCCGTGTCCCACGTAGTCCTCGAGGATCCCGAGTGCCGGGCCGGGGACGGACGAGACGTAGTCGTCGATCGCCGCGCCGATGTCGCCGACGAACCGCGCGGTGGCCAGGGCGGCGATGCCCCGCCACATCGCCTCCTCCGTCACCTCGGAGAGACGCACGTCCGCCGGCCGGGGCGTGCCGACGATGACGGTCCGGGCGGAGTCCGAGTGCCATCCACGGACGACGGCGCCACCGTCGATCGACAGGATGTCGCCGTCCTGCAGGGCGTAGTTCCCGGGGATGCCGTGGACCACCTCCGCGTTGACCGAGGTGCAGATGCTCGCGGGGAAGCCGTGGTAGCCGAGGAAGTTCGACGTCGCACCCTCCTCGCGGAGGACCTCCTCGAACACCGCGTTCAGCTGGGCGGTCGTCACTCCGACGGCGGCGGCGGCAACCGTGCGGTCCAGGGCTTTCGCCAGCACCCGTCCGGCGTCACGCATGATGAGCATCTGCTCGGTGGTCTTGTACTCGACCTTGGGCTGGCGGAACATGCGAACGTCCTAGCTTGCGACTTTGAGGGCTGTCATGACGCGGTCGGTGACCTCGTCGATGGTCCCGATGCCGTCCACCCGGGTGACGATCCCGCGCTCGTCGTACCGGGACACGACCGCCGCGGTCTGGTCGTGGTAGAGCCCGAGGCGGTGTCGGATGACCAGCTCGTTGTCGTCCGACCGGCCATCCAGCTCGGCCCGGCCGAGCAGGCGCTTCACGAGCTCCTCGTCGTCGGCGGTGAGCTGGAGCACCACATCGAGCGCGAGGTCGTTCTCGCGCAGGATGTCGTCGAGCTCCGCGACCTGCGACGCCGTGCGCGGGTAGCCGTCCAGGAGGAACCCCTCCTGGACGTCGTCGGCGGCGAGCCGGTCGCGCACCATGCTGTTCGTGACGCTGTCGGGGACGAAGTCGCCGGCGTCCATGAACGTCTTCGCCTCGACGCCGAGTGGCGTCTCACGCTTGACGTTGTCGCGGAAGATGTCACCCGTCGAGATGGCCACCACCCCGAGGCGCTCGGAGATTCGTGCGGCCTGGGTTCCTTTACCGGACCCGGGGGGACCGATGATCAGCATTCTCGTCAACGCAACAACCCTTCGTAGTGACGCTGCTGGAGCTGAGCGTCGATCTGCTTCACCGTCTCGAGGCCCACGCCCACCATGATCAGGATCGAGGTGCCGCCGAAGGGGAAGTTCTGGTTGGCGCCGATGGCCACGAGGGCGATCAGCGGGATCAGTGCCACGAGCCCGAGGTAGATGGCGCCCGGCAGTGTGATGCGCGAGAGCACGTACTGCAGGTACTCCGCGGTGGGGCGTCCAGCCCGGATGCCCGGGATGAAGCCGCCGTACTTCTTCATGTTCTCGGACACCTCGTCCGGGTTGAAGGTGATCGCGACGTAGAAGTAGGTGAAGAAGACGATCAGCAGGAAGTACATCGCCATGTACAGCGGGTGGTCGCCGCTGGTCAGGTAGGTGGAGATCCAGTTGACCCACCCGGCCGGCGCGCTGCCGTCCTGGGGGGTGTTGAACTGCGCGATCAGGCTGGGCAGGTACAGCATCGACGACGCGAAGATCACGGGGATGACGCCGGCCATGTTGACCTTGATCGGGATGTAGGTGCTGCTGCCGCCGAGGGTGCGGCGCCCGACCATGCGCTTGGCGTACTGGACCGGGATGCGGCGCTGCGACTGCTCCACGAAGATCACGAGCGCGACGACGACGACACCCATCAGCAGGACGAAGGAGAAGACCATGGCGCCCTGGGTGCGGAAGATCTCGCCGAGCGAGGTGGGGAAGCCGGCGGCGATCGCGGTGAAGATGAGCAGCGACATGCCGTTGCCGACGCCGCGCTCGGTGATGAGCTCGCCCATCCACATGATGAGGCCGGTCCCCGCGGTCAGCGTGATGATCAGCAGCAGGATGGTGATCAGGGAGTCGTCCGGGATGATGGGCACCGGGCAGTTGCCGAGCAGCGCGCCGGACCGGGCCAGGGAGACGAGGGTGGTCGCATTGAGGAGGCCCAGGGCGATCGTCAGGTAGCGCGTGTACTGGGTCAGCTGTGACTGGCCCTGTGCGCCCTCCTGGTGCAGCTCCTGGAAGCGGGGGATGACCACGCGCAGGAGCTGCGTGATGATGCTCGCGGTGATGTACGGCATGATGCCCAGGGCGAAGATCGAGACCTGGAGCAGCGCTCCCCCACTGAAGAGGTTCACGAACTGGTACAGACCGCCCTCGGTGTTCCCGAGGGCCAGGCACTCCTGGACGTTGCCGTAGTCGACGCCTGGAGCGGGGATGAACGCCCCGAGGCGGAAGATGGTGATGATTCCCAGCGTGAACAACAGCTTGCGCCGCAAGTCTGGCGTCCGGAATGCCCGGCCAATAGCGCTTAGCAAGCGTCCTCCTGAAGGTCTGTTGGTCCTGTCGCGGACCGCACAACAACCGAGTCTAACGGTTGGTCATGGATGCGGGACGTCCCGCGGGTGGTGGGTGGCGTAAGCCGAAAAAAGACTCCTGGTGGGCTGATCCAGCCCTGCCCACCAGAAGTCTAGTTCCTTGATGCCGTATATCACAGCCGACCCCTCCGCGGCGGTGCCGGTGGAGGGGTCGGCGGACGACCTACAGTTCGGTGACGGTTCCGCCTGCGGCGGCGATCTTCTCTGCAGCGGATGCGGAGAAGGCGTCAGCCGACACGTTCACGGCCACCGTGATGTCGCCGGTCCCCAGCACCTTGACGGGCTGGTTCTTGCGGACGGCCCCGTTGGCCACCAGGCTCTCCACCGTGACGTCGCCGCCATCGGGGTAGAGCTCGGAGAGCTTGTCCAGGTTCACGACCTGGAACTCGACGCGGAACGGGTTCTTGAAGCCGCGCAGCTTGGGAAGGCGCATGTGCAGCGGCAGCTGGCCGCCGGCAAATCCTGCCTTCACCTGGTAGCGCGCTGCGGTTCCCTTGGTACCACGACCCGCGGTCTTACCCTTCGAACCCTCACCACGGCCGACACGGGTCTTCGCCGTCTTGGCTCCGGGTGCGGGACGCAGGTGGTGGACCTTCAGGGCGTGGACGCGCTCTGCTTTTGCCTCGGTCGCGGCCGGAGCCGCGATGT
This window contains:
- the rpmJ gene encoding 50S ribosomal protein L36, with product MKVNPSVKRICEKCQVVRRKGNVLVICENPRHKQRQG
- the infA gene encoding translation initiation factor IF-1; amino-acid sequence: MAKKDGVIEIEGTVNEALPNAMFRVELANGHIVLAHISGKMRQHYIRILPEDRVVVELSPYDLTRGRIVYRYK
- the map gene encoding type I methionyl aminopeptidase → MFRQPKVEYKTTEQMLIMRDAGRVLAKALDRTVAAAAVGVTTAQLNAVFEEVLREEGATSNFLGYHGFPASICTSVNAEVVHGIPGNYALQDGDILSIDGGAVVRGWHSDSARTVIVGTPRPADVRLSEVTEEAMWRGIAALATARFVGDIGAAIDDYVSSVPGPALGILEDYVGHGIGTQMHQAPDVLNYRSTNRGPKVRPGLCLAIEPMLVQGSLETAVLDDDWTVVTTDGKRASQWEHSVAVHDGGIWVLSSPDGGASRLEPLGVTPAPLAG
- a CDS encoding adenylate kinase, with translation MLIIGPPGSGKGTQAARISERLGVVAISTGDIFRDNVKRETPLGVEAKTFMDAGDFVPDSVTNSMVRDRLAADDVQEGFLLDGYPRTASQVAELDDILRENDLALDVVLQLTADDEELVKRLLGRAELDGRSDDNELVIRHRLGLYHDQTAAVVSRYDERGIVTRVDGIGTIDEVTDRVMTALKVAS
- the secY gene encoding preprotein translocase subunit SecY, whose amino-acid sequence is MLSAIGRAFRTPDLRRKLLFTLGIITIFRLGAFIPAPGVDYGNVQECLALGNTEGGLYQFVNLFSGGALLQVSIFALGIMPYITASIITQLLRVVIPRFQELHQEGAQGQSQLTQYTRYLTIALGLLNATTLVSLARSGALLGNCPVPIIPDDSLITILLLIITLTAGTGLIMWMGELITERGVGNGMSLLIFTAIAAGFPTSLGEIFRTQGAMVFSFVLLMGVVVVALVIFVEQSQRRIPVQYAKRMVGRRTLGGSSTYIPIKVNMAGVIPVIFASSMLYLPSLIAQFNTPQDGSAPAGWVNWISTYLTSGDHPLYMAMYFLLIVFFTYFYVAITFNPDEVSENMKKYGGFIPGIRAGRPTAEYLQYVLSRITLPGAIYLGLVALIPLIALVAIGANQNFPFGGTSILIMVGVGLETVKQIDAQLQQRHYEGLLR
- the rplO gene encoding 50S ribosomal protein L15; amino-acid sequence: MADKNIAAPAATEAKAERVHALKVHHLRPAPGAKTAKTRVGRGEGSKGKTAGRGTKGTAARYQVKAGFAGGQLPLHMRLPKLRGFKNPFRVEFQVVNLDKLSELYPDGGDVTVESLVANGAVRKNQPVKVLGTGDITVAVNVSADAFSASAAEKIAAAGGTVTEL